The following proteins are encoded in a genomic region of Takifugu flavidus isolate HTHZ2018 chromosome 3, ASM371156v2, whole genome shotgun sequence:
- the c3h8orf74 gene encoding uncharacterized protein C8orf74 homolog isoform X2, translated as METNKKYSNMEAGVQRLSAHFTWPEFCDQRRAFHQDFVYNVTMFAATCGFPWSEVAQAALMAKALFPKLDCPDVPTLLSMLRDMLSEYMPDLGSAQRIEFTRFLTDTCVRQRRLFQAALRGATEETAIQLRMEVQSPPTPCPLAQGVDLQEWESEEKEAELRALLQQKEEKLKQLRNGERVSVEEIEVPEDGEANREKLFVSLNSAVKATKEQILASLTQEVNLLTEILQLKLKKAEMTTRGPQTAAESNPDNSNSQPETTVKAKKLKSKTKK; from the exons ATGGAGGCTGGTGTGcagaggctcagcgctcatTTCACATGGCCCGAGTTCTGCGACCAGCGACGCGCCTTCCATCAAGACTTCGTGTACAACGTGACGATGTTTGCAGCAACCTGTGGCTTCCCCTGGTCGGAGGTGGCCCAGGCAGCGCTGATGGCCAAGGCCCTCTTCCCAAAGCTGGACT GTCCGGACGTTCCCACGCTGCTGTCCATGTTGAGGGACATGCTGTCCGAGTATATGCCGGACCTCGGCTCTGCCCAGCGGATTGAGTTCACCCGCTTCCTCACGGATACTTGCGTCAGGCAGCGCAGGCTTTTCCAGGCGGCGCTTCGGGGCGCCACCGAGGAGACAGCCATTCAGCTGCGCATGGAGGTGCAGTCCCCCCCCACACCATGTCCTCTGGCACAG GGTGTAGATCTGCAGGAATGGGAATCTGAGGAAAAAGAAGCGGAGCTGCGAGCACTGttgcagcagaaggaggagaagctgaagcagctcAGAAACGGAGAAAGGGTATCCGTGGAGGAGATCGAGGTCCCTGAGGATGGAGAGGCCAACAGAGAG AAACTTTTCGTATCACTAAATTCAGCAGTGAAGGCCACCAAGGAGCAGATTTTGGCGAGTCTGACTCAGGAGGTCAATCTGCTCACTGAAATCCTGCAGCTCAAGCTGAAGAAGGCGGAAatgaccaccagggggcccCAAACGGCCGCTGAATCCAACCCAGACAACAGCAACTCGCAGCCAGAGACAACAGTCAAGGCAAAgaaattaaaatcaaaaaccAAAAAGTGA
- the c3h8orf74 gene encoding uncharacterized protein C8orf74 homolog isoform X1, whose translation MCVCHVIRMDSITDTELRPRAEEKMEAGVQRLSAHFTWPEFCDQRRAFHQDFVYNVTMFAATCGFPWSEVAQAALMAKALFPKLDCPDVPTLLSMLRDMLSEYMPDLGSAQRIEFTRFLTDTCVRQRRLFQAALRGATEETAIQLRMEVQSPPTPCPLAQGVDLQEWESEEKEAELRALLQQKEEKLKQLRNGERVSVEEIEVPEDGEANREKLFVSLNSAVKATKEQILASLTQEVNLLTEILQLKLKKAEMTTRGPQTAAESNPDNSNSQPETTVKAKKLKSKTKK comes from the exons ATGGAGGCTGGTGTGcagaggctcagcgctcatTTCACATGGCCCGAGTTCTGCGACCAGCGACGCGCCTTCCATCAAGACTTCGTGTACAACGTGACGATGTTTGCAGCAACCTGTGGCTTCCCCTGGTCGGAGGTGGCCCAGGCAGCGCTGATGGCCAAGGCCCTCTTCCCAAAGCTGGACT GTCCGGACGTTCCCACGCTGCTGTCCATGTTGAGGGACATGCTGTCCGAGTATATGCCGGACCTCGGCTCTGCCCAGCGGATTGAGTTCACCCGCTTCCTCACGGATACTTGCGTCAGGCAGCGCAGGCTTTTCCAGGCGGCGCTTCGGGGCGCCACCGAGGAGACAGCCATTCAGCTGCGCATGGAGGTGCAGTCCCCCCCCACACCATGTCCTCTGGCACAG GGTGTAGATCTGCAGGAATGGGAATCTGAGGAAAAAGAAGCGGAGCTGCGAGCACTGttgcagcagaaggaggagaagctgaagcagctcAGAAACGGAGAAAGGGTATCCGTGGAGGAGATCGAGGTCCCTGAGGATGGAGAGGCCAACAGAGAG AAACTTTTCGTATCACTAAATTCAGCAGTGAAGGCCACCAAGGAGCAGATTTTGGCGAGTCTGACTCAGGAGGTCAATCTGCTCACTGAAATCCTGCAGCTCAAGCTGAAGAAGGCGGAAatgaccaccagggggcccCAAACGGCCGCTGAATCCAACCCAGACAACAGCAACTCGCAGCCAGAGACAACAGTCAAGGCAAAgaaattaaaatcaaaaaccAAAAAGTGA